One Micromonospora eburnea genomic region harbors:
- a CDS encoding amino acid ABC transporter ATP-binding protein, translating to MSVLNCRGLRKEFGGHVVLDGLDLTVQEHQVVALIGASGSGKSTLLRCVNLLEELDDGTIELDGEDISDPRVDPDLVRRRIGMVFQSYNLFPHLTVLQNITLAPRRVHRRARAEAEDQARELLDRVGLGEKADAYPDRLSGGQQQRVAIVRALANSPRLMLLDEVTSALDPELVGEVLTLIRELKADGMTMVLATHEMGFARDVADQVCFLDGGRVVEAGPPAQVLGEPTQPRTRQFLSRIIEAGRL from the coding sequence ATGTCCGTGCTGAACTGCCGAGGGCTGCGCAAGGAGTTCGGTGGCCACGTGGTGCTCGACGGGCTCGACCTGACCGTCCAGGAACATCAGGTGGTGGCGCTCATCGGGGCGTCCGGATCGGGCAAGTCGACCCTGCTGCGCTGCGTCAACCTGCTGGAGGAGCTGGACGACGGCACCATCGAGCTGGACGGGGAGGACATCTCCGACCCCCGGGTCGACCCCGACCTGGTCCGCCGCCGGATCGGCATGGTCTTCCAGTCGTACAACCTCTTCCCGCACCTGACCGTGCTGCAGAACATCACCCTGGCACCGCGTCGGGTGCACCGGCGGGCCCGCGCGGAGGCCGAGGACCAGGCTCGGGAGTTGCTCGACCGGGTGGGGTTGGGCGAGAAGGCGGACGCGTACCCGGATCGGCTCTCCGGCGGGCAGCAGCAGCGGGTGGCCATCGTGCGGGCGCTGGCCAACTCCCCCCGGCTGATGCTGCTGGACGAGGTCACCTCGGCCCTGGACCCGGAACTGGTGGGCGAGGTGCTGACGTTGATCCGCGAGCTGAAGGCCGACGGGATGACCATGGTGCTGGCCACCCACGAGATGGGGTTCGCCCGCGACGTCGCCGACCAGGTCTGCTTCCTCGACGGGGGCCGGGTGGTGGAGGCCGGGCCGCCGGCGCAGGTGCTCGGCGAGCCGACGCAGCCGCGTACCCGGCAGTTCCTCAGCCGGATCATCGAGGCCGGCCGGCTCTGA
- a CDS encoding amino acid ABC transporter permease, which produces MLHAPSAAQQRRTAYRRRQTVRSVLVAASSTAALGTLLVTAVTGAPGWDRVRTSFLDPAIARDALPAVLDGLWLNVRLLVCCAAGALLLGLVIALLRTLRGPVFFPVRALATGYTYTFRGLPLIIVLYVLTLGVPGLRLQGMPPVLVLGGLALVLTYSGYLAEVFRAGIESVHPSQLAAARSLGLTYRQTMRHVVLPQAVRRVAPPLLNDVVALQKDVGLVSLAGPIDAVRAAQIATAQSFNFTPYILAGVLFVLLAIPLIAVTDWVTLRAARRQSGG; this is translated from the coding sequence CTGCTCCACGCCCCCTCGGCCGCCCAACAGCGGCGGACCGCGTACCGACGCCGACAGACCGTACGCAGCGTGCTGGTCGCCGCCTCCTCCACGGCGGCGCTCGGCACGCTGCTGGTCACCGCCGTCACCGGCGCACCGGGTTGGGACCGGGTCCGCACGTCGTTCCTGGACCCGGCGATCGCCCGGGACGCCCTGCCGGCGGTGCTCGACGGGCTCTGGCTCAACGTCCGGCTGCTGGTCTGCTGCGCGGCCGGCGCGCTGCTGCTCGGGCTGGTCATCGCGCTCCTGCGCACCCTGCGCGGCCCGGTCTTCTTCCCGGTACGGGCGCTCGCCACCGGCTACACGTACACCTTCCGGGGCCTGCCGCTGATCATCGTGCTCTACGTGCTGACGCTGGGCGTGCCGGGCCTGCGGTTGCAGGGAATGCCACCGGTGCTGGTGCTCGGCGGCCTCGCGCTGGTGCTCACCTACAGCGGGTACCTGGCCGAGGTCTTCCGGGCCGGCATCGAGTCGGTGCACCCGAGCCAGCTCGCCGCGGCCCGGTCGCTCGGGCTGACCTACCGGCAGACCATGCGGCACGTGGTGCTGCCGCAGGCCGTCCGCCGGGTCGCCCCGCCGCTGCTCAACGACGTGGTGGCGTTGCAGAAGGACGTGGGCCTGGTCTCCCTGGCCGGGCCGATCGACGCCGTACGCGCCGCCCAGATCGCCACCGCGCAGAGCTTCAACTTCACCCCGTACATCCTGGCCGGGGTGTTGTTCGTGCTGCTCGCCATCCCGCTGATCGCGGTCACCGACTGGGTGACGCTGCGCGCGGCCCGACGCCAGTCCGGAGGCTGA
- a CDS encoding transporter substrate-binding domain-containing protein, which yields MVNTPRILALGAAGAVLAAVAACAPQDDPSPTPNPPAAACTKDKMPTRTTGKLTIATDEPAYEPWFRGNKPDNGEGYEAAVAYAVAEKLGYAREDVTWTRVKFDAAIAPGPKTFDFDINQFSITDERKQAVDFSAPYYLVRQTVIALKSSKIAGKNSLADLKNATLGAQVGTTSYQAITDVIKPTRKPQVFNNNDDAKKALQNGQLDGLVVDLPTAFYMTGAELTDATIVGQVPQVGAPEAFGLLLDKDSPLTPCVNDAISQLTKAGTLTELQQKWLAQAAGARELT from the coding sequence ATGGTAAATACCCCTCGCATCCTCGCTCTCGGCGCGGCCGGCGCCGTGCTCGCCGCGGTCGCCGCCTGCGCGCCCCAGGACGATCCGTCCCCCACCCCGAACCCTCCCGCCGCGGCCTGCACGAAGGACAAGATGCCGACGCGGACCACCGGCAAGCTCACCATCGCCACCGACGAGCCGGCGTACGAGCCGTGGTTCCGCGGCAACAAGCCGGACAACGGGGAGGGCTACGAGGCGGCCGTGGCGTACGCGGTGGCCGAGAAGCTCGGGTACGCCCGCGAGGACGTCACCTGGACCCGGGTGAAGTTCGACGCCGCCATCGCCCCCGGGCCGAAGACCTTCGACTTCGACATCAACCAGTTCTCCATCACCGACGAGCGCAAGCAGGCGGTCGACTTCTCCGCGCCCTACTACCTGGTGCGGCAGACCGTGATCGCGCTGAAATCCTCCAAGATCGCCGGAAAGAACTCGCTGGCCGACCTGAAGAACGCCACCCTCGGGGCCCAGGTCGGCACCACCAGCTACCAGGCGATCACCGACGTGATCAAGCCGACCCGGAAGCCACAGGTCTTCAACAACAACGACGACGCCAAGAAGGCGCTGCAGAACGGACAGCTCGACGGCCTGGTGGTGGACCTGCCGACCGCCTTCTACATGACCGGCGCGGAACTCACCGACGCCACCATCGTCGGCCAGGTGCCGCAGGTCGGCGCGCCCGAGGCGTTCGGGCTGCTGCTGGACAAGGACTCCCCGCTCACCCCGTGCGTCAACGACGCCATCAGCCAGCTCACCAAGGCCGGCACCCTCACCGAACTCCAGCAGAAGTGGCTCGCCCAGGCGGCCGGAGCGCGCGAGCTCACGTGA
- a CDS encoding phosphoribosyl-ATP diphosphatase, whose protein sequence is MEESPSVKTFEELFAELQAKAAAGTPGSGTVAALEKGVHFIGKKVVEEAAESWMAAEHEGPERAAEEISQLLYQVQVLMLATGLELKDVYRHL, encoded by the coding sequence CTGGAAGAATCGCCTTCCGTGAAGACGTTCGAGGAGCTGTTCGCCGAGCTGCAGGCCAAGGCCGCCGCCGGCACCCCGGGCTCGGGCACGGTCGCCGCGCTCGAAAAGGGGGTGCACTTCATCGGCAAGAAGGTCGTCGAGGAGGCGGCCGAGTCGTGGATGGCCGCCGAGCACGAGGGGCCCGAGCGGGCCGCCGAGGAGATCTCCCAGCTGCTCTACCAGGTCCAGGTGCTGATGCTCGCCACCGGTCTTGAGCTCAAGGACGTCTACCGACATCTGTGA
- the hisG gene encoding ATP phosphoribosyltransferase encodes MLRVAVPNKGALAESAAQILREAGYRQRTDPKDLVCRDESNDLEFFYLRPKDIATYVGSGDLDVGITGRDLLVDSGAPAEEVVDLNFGRATFRFAARPEDVDSVQQLGGHRIATAYPGLVERHLAELGIKAEVIRLDGAVENAIRLGVADVVADVVETGATLRQAGLVVFGEPLLRSSAVLVRRIGAPGCAQADQLLRRLHGVLVARRYVMLAYDVPAGLLDRASSLTPGIESPTVSPLHREGWVAVQAMVLSDDVHRIMDELYELGARAILVTNIHACRL; translated from the coding sequence ATGCTGCGTGTCGCCGTACCCAACAAGGGCGCCCTGGCCGAGTCGGCCGCCCAGATTCTGCGCGAGGCGGGCTACCGCCAGCGCACCGACCCGAAGGACCTGGTCTGCCGGGACGAGTCCAACGATCTCGAATTCTTCTACCTCCGCCCCAAGGACATCGCCACCTACGTCGGCTCCGGTGACCTCGACGTCGGCATCACCGGACGCGATCTGCTGGTCGACTCCGGCGCGCCGGCCGAGGAGGTCGTCGACCTGAACTTCGGCCGCGCGACGTTCCGGTTCGCGGCCCGCCCCGAGGACGTGGACTCCGTCCAGCAGCTCGGCGGGCACCGGATCGCCACCGCGTACCCGGGCCTGGTCGAGCGGCACCTGGCGGAGTTGGGCATCAAGGCCGAGGTGATCCGCCTCGACGGCGCGGTGGAGAACGCCATCCGTCTCGGCGTGGCCGACGTGGTCGCCGACGTGGTGGAGACCGGCGCCACGCTGCGCCAGGCCGGGCTCGTGGTGTTCGGGGAGCCGCTGCTGCGCTCCTCGGCCGTGCTGGTCCGCCGGATCGGCGCTCCCGGCTGTGCCCAGGCGGACCAGTTGCTGCGCCGGCTGCACGGCGTGCTGGTCGCCCGGCGTTACGTGATGCTGGCCTACGACGTGCCGGCCGGGTTGCTCGACCGGGCCAGCTCGCTGACCCCCGGCATCGAGTCGCCGACCGTCTCCCCGCTGCACCGCGAGGGCTGGGTCGCCGTGCAGGCGATGGTCCTGAGCGACGACGTGCACCGGATCATGGACGAGCTCTACGAGCTGGGCGCGCGGGCGATCCTGGTCACCAACATCCACGCGTGCCGATTGTGA
- a CDS encoding DMT family transporter, which produces MPIVRPLSAPAALSLVVLGGVASAAQGAVNAELGQRAGAPVLGAVVNNLGGCLLVLVGLVALPSMRAGLVALRRAGLPWWSYLGGLGGAAIVVIATYVVPVLGVAVFTIAQVTGGSLGGLAVDRVGLSPVGRLSLTAPRVAGGLLGIAAVALAQLGRPVGDLAVGLVLLAVAGGLAVALQSALNGRVSAAGTTAASIAVNFAVSTPPIFAVAALVGAFTAGPHWPGQWWLYVGGLLGVAIVLALLVGVRAAGVLRTGLALVAGQLGGALVLDLALPGGAGARWPVLAGAGLTAVAVLVAGLSRRAPVSVAAERAPEPGGRLVA; this is translated from the coding sequence GTGCCGATTGTGAGACCGCTGTCGGCCCCGGCCGCCCTGTCGCTGGTCGTCCTCGGCGGGGTGGCCTCGGCCGCACAGGGCGCCGTCAACGCCGAGCTGGGGCAGCGGGCCGGCGCCCCGGTGCTCGGCGCCGTGGTCAACAACCTCGGCGGCTGCCTCCTCGTCCTGGTCGGGCTGGTCGCCCTTCCCTCGATGCGGGCCGGGCTGGTCGCGCTGCGCCGGGCCGGCCTGCCCTGGTGGTCGTATCTGGGCGGGCTCGGCGGCGCGGCGATCGTGGTGATCGCCACGTACGTCGTGCCGGTGCTCGGGGTGGCCGTGTTCACCATTGCCCAGGTGACCGGTGGCAGCCTGGGCGGGCTGGCCGTGGACCGGGTCGGCCTGTCCCCGGTGGGGCGGCTGTCGCTCACCGCGCCCCGGGTCGCCGGAGGGCTGCTCGGCATCGCCGCGGTCGCCCTCGCCCAGCTCGGCCGTCCGGTCGGTGATCTGGCGGTGGGGCTGGTCCTGCTCGCGGTCGCCGGTGGGCTGGCGGTGGCCCTGCAGTCCGCGCTGAACGGCCGGGTCTCCGCCGCCGGGACCACGGCGGCCAGCATCGCGGTCAACTTCGCCGTCAGCACCCCGCCCATCTTCGCCGTGGCCGCGCTGGTCGGGGCGTTCACCGCCGGGCCGCACTGGCCGGGGCAGTGGTGGCTGTACGTGGGCGGCCTGCTCGGGGTCGCTATCGTGCTCGCCCTGTTGGTCGGCGTACGCGCGGCCGGGGTGCTGCGGACCGGCCTGGCGCTGGTCGCCGGGCAGCTCGGCGGTGCACTGGTGCTGGATCTGGCGCTGCCCGGCGGCGCCGGGGCGCGCTGGCCGGTGCTGGCCGGCGCCGGGCTCACCGCGGTGGCGGTGCTGGTGGCCGGCCTGTCGAGGCGGGCACCCGTCAGTGTGGCGGCGGAACGCGCGCCGGAGCCGGGTGGCAGACTGGTCGCGTGA
- a CDS encoding PH domain-containing protein, which produces MVTVRPRRIRLVCWVSAALLLVVFSLVATSLTGGTGNGYGTFQRGDQIAMIGLGVFGALGILLFTRPRVVADAKGVRVRNVLGSHELPWEVIRGVRFDRGAPWASLELHDDDLLPMIALQAADKERAVEGVRALRRLHQAHLASLTNTPR; this is translated from the coding sequence GTGGTGACCGTGCGGCCCCGGCGGATCCGGCTGGTCTGCTGGGTGTCGGCTGCCCTCCTGCTGGTGGTGTTCAGCCTGGTGGCCACCTCGCTGACCGGCGGCACCGGCAACGGCTACGGCACGTTCCAGCGGGGCGACCAGATCGCCATGATCGGGCTGGGTGTCTTCGGCGCCCTGGGCATCCTGCTCTTCACCCGTCCCCGGGTCGTGGCCGACGCCAAGGGCGTCCGGGTCCGCAACGTGCTCGGCTCGCACGAGCTGCCCTGGGAGGTCATCCGCGGGGTCCGGTTCGACCGCGGTGCCCCGTGGGCCAGCCTGGAGCTGCACGACGACGACCTGCTGCCGATGATCGCCCTCCAGGCCGCCGACAAGGAGCGCGCGGTCGAGGGCGTACGCGCCCTGCGCCGCCTCCACCAGGCCCACCTGGCCTCCCTCACCAACACCCCCCGCTGA
- the infC gene encoding translation initiation factor IF-3 → MNEQIRAREVRLVGPEGEQVGIVPLERALQLAADVDLDLVEVAPMARPPVCKLMDFGKFKYESALKAREARRNQQQTVIKEMKLRPKIDPHDYETKKGHVVRFLKAGDKVKVTIMFRGREQSRPELGYRLLRRLESEISELGYVEAAPKQDGRNMIMVLAPHRAVKASATAARGGAPREREAGAAEAPPAEAAGPAGTTGE, encoded by the coding sequence GTGAACGAGCAGATCCGGGCACGTGAGGTCCGACTGGTCGGCCCTGAAGGTGAGCAGGTGGGCATCGTCCCGCTGGAGCGCGCCCTTCAGCTGGCCGCGGACGTCGACCTGGACCTGGTCGAGGTTGCGCCGATGGCGCGCCCGCCGGTGTGCAAGCTCATGGACTTCGGCAAGTTCAAGTACGAGAGCGCACTGAAGGCGCGCGAAGCGCGGCGTAACCAGCAGCAGACCGTCATCAAGGAGATGAAGCTCCGGCCGAAGATCGACCCGCACGACTACGAGACCAAAAAGGGTCACGTGGTGCGGTTCCTCAAGGCCGGCGACAAGGTCAAGGTGACGATCATGTTCCGCGGTCGCGAGCAGAGCCGCCCGGAGCTGGGTTACCGGCTCCTGCGCCGGCTTGAGTCCGAGATCTCGGAGCTGGGGTACGTCGAGGCCGCGCCGAAGCAGGACGGCCGTAACATGATCATGGTGCTCGCGCCGCACCGCGCCGTGAAGGCGTCCGCCACGGCGGCCCGCGGCGGCGCGCCGCGCGAGCGGGAAGCGGGTGCCGCCGAGGCGCCTCCGGCCGAGGCGGCCGGGCCCGCCGGGACCACCGGCGAGTAA
- the rpmI gene encoding 50S ribosomal protein L35: MPKMKSHTGMGKRVRVTGKGKIVAQQAGMRHNLEKKASTRTRRLTGTVEVAKADVKRINKMLGR; the protein is encoded by the coding sequence ATGCCGAAGATGAAGAGCCACACGGGTATGGGCAAGCGGGTCCGCGTGACCGGCAAGGGCAAGATCGTTGCCCAGCAGGCCGGCATGCGGCACAACCTGGAGAAGAAGGCCTCCACCCGCACCCGCCGGCTGACCGGCACCGTCGAGGTGGCCAAGGCCGACGTCAAGCGAATCAACAAGATGCTCGGCCGCTGA
- the rplT gene encoding 50S ribosomal protein L20, with protein sequence MARVKRAVNAQKKRRTLLETASGYRGQRSRLYRKAKEQVLHSMQYAYRDRRDRKGDFRQLWIQRINAGARANGLTYNRLIQGLRLAGIEVDRKILADMAVNDAASFAAIVELARAAVAAEGTGGAAAQAA encoded by the coding sequence ATGGCACGCGTCAAGCGGGCTGTGAACGCCCAGAAGAAGCGTCGTACCCTGCTGGAGACCGCGAGTGGCTACCGCGGTCAGCGCTCCCGCCTCTACCGCAAGGCCAAGGAGCAGGTGCTGCACTCGATGCAGTACGCCTACCGGGACCGTCGCGACCGTAAGGGCGACTTCCGGCAGCTCTGGATCCAGCGGATCAACGCCGGCGCCCGGGCCAACGGCCTGACCTACAACCGGCTGATCCAGGGCCTGCGCCTGGCCGGCATCGAGGTCGACCGGAAGATCCTGGCCGACATGGCGGTCAACGACGCCGCGTCGTTCGCCGCGATCGTCGAGCTCGCGCGCGCCGCCGTGGCGGCCGAGGGCACCGGTGGCGCCGCGGCCCAGGCCGCCTGA
- a CDS encoding TrmH family RNA methyltransferase: protein MHSPSRGRRLDAVSGPFTPRTPRVVAARRLHRRRDRDTTGRFLAEGPQAVREALARGGTVVELFGTPAALDRYADLAAAAARADVPVSEVTDEALAALAETVAPQGLVAVCRQLDVPLDTALARGPRLVAVLAEIRDPGNAGTVLRTADAAGAGAVVFAGDAVDPYNGKCVRASAGSLFHVDVVRAADPLAAVEALRAAGLTVFATTGYGDSDLDDLADAGRLATPTAWLFGSEAHGLPEELTEAADARVRVPLHGRAESLNLAAAAAVCLYASARALR from the coding sequence ATGCATTCACCATCGCGCGGGAGGCGCCTCGACGCTGTCTCCGGCCCGTTCACCCCGCGTACCCCGAGGGTCGTCGCGGCCCGCCGGCTGCACCGCCGCCGCGACCGCGACACCACCGGCCGGTTCCTGGCCGAGGGACCGCAGGCCGTCCGTGAGGCCCTCGCCCGCGGCGGCACCGTCGTCGAACTCTTCGGCACCCCGGCCGCCCTCGACCGGTACGCCGATCTGGCCGCCGCGGCCGCCCGTGCGGACGTACCGGTCTCCGAGGTCACCGACGAGGCCCTCGCCGCGCTCGCCGAGACGGTCGCCCCGCAGGGCCTGGTCGCCGTCTGCCGGCAGCTCGACGTGCCCCTGGACACCGCCCTGGCGCGCGGGCCGCGGCTGGTCGCGGTGCTGGCCGAGATCCGCGACCCGGGCAACGCCGGCACCGTGCTGCGCACCGCCGACGCCGCCGGCGCGGGCGCGGTGGTCTTCGCCGGGGACGCGGTCGACCCGTACAACGGCAAGTGCGTGCGGGCCTCCGCCGGCAGCTTGTTCCACGTCGACGTGGTCCGCGCCGCCGACCCTCTCGCGGCGGTCGAGGCGCTGCGGGCCGCCGGGCTCACCGTCTTCGCCACCACCGGGTACGGCGACAGCGACCTCGACGACCTCGCCGACGCCGGCCGGCTGGCCACCCCCACCGCCTGGCTCTTCGGCTCCGAGGCACACGGCCTGCCCGAGGAACTGACCGAGGCGGCCGACGCCCGGGTCCGGGTGCCGCTGCACGGGCGCGCCGAGAGCCTCAACCTGGCTGCGGCGGCGGCCGTCTGCCTGTACGCTTCAGCGAGAGCACTGCGCTGA
- the pheS gene encoding phenylalanine--tRNA ligase subunit alpha, with the protein MSYRNDPYDPKQVALLDPDALAEAVAEAEKAFANATDPDALHALRPAHLGDRAPVSLARREIGALPPAAKSDAGKRVNEARRAIETAYAARQEILEREQAERVLVEERVDVTLPYDRRPRGARHPLSTLMEQISDLFIGMGYEIAEGPEVELEWTNFDALNIPADHPARGLMDTFHIAPPSGAESSGLVLRTHTSPVQARTMLTRKPPIYVVVPGRVYRTDELDATHAPVFHQVEGLVVDKGITMAHLRGTLDHFAQAMFGEGAKTRWRPHYFPFTEPSAEFDVWFPEHRDGPQWVEWGGCGMVNPRVLRACGIDPEAYSGFAFGMGIDRTVMFRHGVSDMRDMAEGDVRFTRAFGV; encoded by the coding sequence ATGAGCTACCGCAACGATCCGTACGACCCGAAGCAGGTCGCCCTGCTCGACCCCGACGCCCTGGCCGAGGCCGTGGCCGAGGCCGAGAAGGCGTTCGCCAACGCCACCGACCCGGACGCGCTGCACGCGCTGCGCCCCGCGCACCTCGGGGACCGGGCCCCGGTCTCGCTGGCCCGCCGGGAGATCGGCGCACTGCCGCCGGCCGCCAAGTCCGACGCCGGCAAGCGGGTCAACGAGGCCCGCCGCGCCATCGAGACCGCGTACGCCGCCCGCCAGGAGATCCTGGAGCGGGAGCAGGCCGAGCGGGTGCTGGTCGAGGAGCGGGTCGACGTGACCCTGCCGTACGACCGGCGGCCGCGCGGCGCCCGCCACCCGCTCAGCACCCTGATGGAGCAGATCAGCGACCTGTTCATCGGGATGGGCTACGAGATCGCCGAGGGTCCCGAGGTCGAGCTGGAGTGGACCAACTTCGACGCGCTGAACATCCCCGCCGACCACCCGGCGCGCGGCCTGATGGACACCTTCCACATCGCCCCGCCGTCGGGGGCGGAGAGCTCCGGCCTTGTTCTTCGCACCCACACCTCGCCGGTGCAGGCGCGCACCATGCTCACCCGTAAGCCGCCGATCTACGTGGTCGTACCCGGCCGGGTCTACCGCACCGACGAGCTGGACGCCACCCACGCGCCGGTCTTCCACCAGGTCGAGGGCCTGGTGGTGGACAAGGGCATCACCATGGCGCACCTGCGCGGCACGCTCGACCACTTCGCCCAGGCGATGTTCGGCGAGGGCGCGAAGACCCGGTGGCGGCCGCACTACTTCCCGTTCACCGAGCCGTCGGCCGAGTTCGACGTCTGGTTCCCGGAACACCGGGACGGGCCGCAGTGGGTCGAGTGGGGCGGCTGCGGCATGGTCAACCCGCGGGTGCTGCGCGCCTGCGGCATCGATCCCGAGGCCTACTCCGGATTCGCGTTCGGTATGGGCATCGACCGGACGGTGATGTTCCGGCACGGGGTCAGCGACATGCGGGACATGGCCGAGGGCGACGTGCGGTTCACCCGCGCGTTCGGGGTCTGA